A region of the Cannabis sativa cultivar Pink pepper isolate KNU-18-1 chromosome 3, ASM2916894v1, whole genome shotgun sequence genome:
tttaattccatTCTTAgctggcgtttggttggaaagaataaaaacataagaaataaaaatagaaatgaaatataatatgaaatacataaaaaaattattcaattttttcttGTCATGCATTGGAATAGTCTTTTTTTCCATTTCAAAATGAAATAGTcattcattccaccaaaatagtaGAAAAGTCATTCCATTATTGGAATAACATTTCAATACTTTAATTTGCAACCAAACAAAATGatagaatgattttttttttttccattctattctatttcattacctctaaCCAATGTCACCTAAGCCTCTTATATATACTATTCTATTTTCATCCCAAACACTTCCCCTTAGTACAAAGACCCTAGGTAGTAGATGCTCGAGATGGTGATTGATGAAATATGTGGTCCGTACAATTTAGAGAAATACTCGCACCGTTTACCAAGGCCATTGGGAGTTGAAATAGATGCTTAAAACTTACAAGTCACGTTTGCTTGGAGATAATGAAATgtaatgaaatagaaaataaactatcttcattctattattttatttgcttgcatattaaagtattggaatgtcattctaTTAGAATAACCTTTCTATTATTCTGGTAgaataactattttattttgaaatagaaagacaattccaataaataattagaaaaaatttaataatttttttataactttttttatgcattttaaattttattttgttccattcttattcctattccctcttatattttcattccttccCACCAAACACCACCATAATAGATTACAATAACAAGATTGGAATATATTTGTGCGATTAGCTATTTATTTAGTAGTATACATAAAAGCTTTTGTTCAAAACATTGCTCTTATTTACCTACTTGTTCTTGTCTTTGTTGTTACATAAATTCTAATGCTTGCAGTGAAAACCAATGTTGCATTTTCTCTTGTTTTATATGCTTTTGTTTTTATCATTTCTTTGATGATAATTGATTAACAGGCTAATAATAGCAACATAGAGAGGCATagctatataaaatataaatatccaCCAAGTACATAAATATGATTTTGATTTACCACGACATATTacattaaattgatattttgatTTAGCAAAATATCCTAACAactaaaacttttaaaaaaaaaaagaaaatagaaagtaCACTTTTGAGGGATAGCTTTAGTCACCCAACAACAGTGAGAGAATCAAGCCCATTCAAAGTCCAGCCGAAGGCACTTCGCAACACCAAAGAGTTAGGCTCATTACATGAAGTGGGGCACCCCAAATGATCAGAAATAACAGCTCAAACCAGTCAATAGTCACATACTTAGCTCATTGCAGAATTTGCAGCCAATTAACATCACAATTTGAGAGGGAACCAAACCAAGTAGAGGAGCATGTAACACTCCACTTTCCAAAACTATATATAAACAGGACTAAGGAGAGATGCACCATTCATGAACCACAGAtccatttatgaaaaaaaattctgtCAATACAGAATTCTCAACCATTTAAATTAAAAGTACTCCCAACATATGTTATAGAGTCCAACAAACCAATTCTTTCAGCCATATTTTCAAGCCTCTTATTTTTGGCATCATACAAATACAAATCATCAGAATGatcacaaaaaattaaaaaattcacaTTGCTAAAAAAATATGATGGAAAAAATAAGCTAGAACCAGATAACTCAAACCTATTTGGAAGAAGAACATCCAAATTGAGAGACACATATTTGAACCAAGAATCCGAGTCATCATAATTCTTCATAACCCAAATTTCAATTGAATCTTCATATGTATTATCAGTGAGCAAACAAAGACACCCAGAAAACTTAGTCAGCTTCCTAAAATTAGGGGTGTTTattggatcacattcattgttttTAGGCCCAtccagatccgatccaattatatattggatgttagattttaccatccgatccgatccaattgatttcagtcatccaatcgatccaacatccattggatgttggattggatcggttctatccattggatgtatttcatatatatttattggttcaatttgaatttattcaatattttagactagtatttttggatcggattggatccatccaatattttaggtccaatatgtatTGGATTAGACTGGATCCATTCAATCCAAGAAAAAtagagtaaaattttaatgttaattcttatgtatacatatatattttacgtaTAACATTATAATGTTAGAatactgtaaatctgtatatagccctaattaattcatgagaatcaaacaataagattaaggaatagcggaagcgtaccggagtccatagaatcgaCCTTTAAATGATCTTTattggtatgatcttccaatttgcATCAAAATCTTTCTCTGTAGTTTTTCTCTTGGTAATGGGGATACAAGAGTGAAAAGATACCATGCAAATGGGGACCATTACCCGTTATATTACCAACAGACAAACCTGTTGGCAATATTTTTgactatttctatttggcccctcatcaatatagaaattgtctaattggtatccacatattaaaatcatgacaatcatgcccttaagtcataaactttattccaaaatagaccacataaatttgacttatttatttgatgacccaacacacattttatatatacaattgtgaccccaattatttctaacaatctcccactgggtcacatatgtatacatataaatgtgttaaccttattgagctcataactttgtcatcataaccataggcatgtgcaatctcgtccattaactatatcaacataggatcaaagcgattttcgttgtatcaatcacaactaaacccatcaatggtcacatacatcaacatagccaaatgacatagatcaattatgataatgtggtatgaaaattacatgcatggtgatctattcatgtcaatttttaatttgtcctactttactttatggagatcaaaactttagcttaaatgtacaaagtgaaataaactgaataacataatttctgatcagaaaaatatccaaatacacatgtttcataaaacaaataaaacacactaaagacaaactcccactgaatctagatatcctcataatctaaaacacccatacgagcagtgtgctcatgaaagaccttgggtggcaaacccttagtaagggggtctgcaatcatggagtttgtacctaagtgttctatacaaatctgtccactttgtaccctttcttttacaacaaggaacttgatgtcaatgtgttttgacttcgtcgagctcctattgttgttggaatacaaTACAACTGACTTATTGTCACAATACaacttaagtggtctttcaattCCATCCACAATACGCAGCCcagtgacaaagtttctcagccatataccatggttggatgcctcataacatgcaacaaattctgctgccatggtggatgaagctatgagtgtttgttttgcactccTCCATGATATAGCTCCACCACCTAACAGATATATGTAGCCCGAAGTAGATCTCCTACTATCTTGGCATCCCGCAAAGTCAGAGTCAAAGTATCCAATGATCTCAAAGTGATCTGACCTCCTATATGTGAGCATGTACTCTCTTGTTCTCTTCAAATATCTCATAACCTTTTTGGCTGCTTTCCAGTGATCAATTCCTGGATTGCTTTAGTATCTGCCTAACACTCCAACAATGTACGCTATATTCGGACGCGTACAAACTTGAGCATACATAAGACTCCCAACAGCCGAAGCGTAGGGAATCTtttgcatttcttgaatttcaaggcttcctttagggcattgtttaagacaaaatttgtctcctttaacgacaggggtatcacctggtctacaatcttgcatgccaaaccgtttgagtactttatcgatatagctcttttgtgataatccaagaataccccgagaacggtctcgatgtatttgaattcctaacACAAAggaggcgtcaccaagatctttcatctcaaaatgcttggatagaaatctcttggtttcgtgcaataagcctatatcattagtggcaagcaatatgtcatcgacatatagaaccagaaatatacacttactcccactaaacttatgatacacacaatcatcaacagcattcatctcaaaaccaaataagagaaccacttgatgaaatttgtggtaccattgacgggaagcttgcttgagtccatagatggatttctttaatttgcaaaccatattctttgggtcaccgaccacaaagttttctggttgctccatataaattgtctcatcaatgtcgccattgagaaacgctgttttaacatccatctgatgtaactcaagatcaaagtgagcaacaagtgccattattatcctgaaagagtctttcgatgaaactggagagaaagtctctttataatcaatgccttctttctgagtatagccttttgctacaagacgtgccttaaacctcaccacattaccattttcatccctcttggttttaaatattcatttacaaccaattggttttacaccttctggtaatgggacaacttcccaaactttattgtcttgcatagacttattctcttcattcatggcatcattccacttttgagagttagaacttttcatggcctgatgaaaattgattggatcatcttccatcattccaatgccatcctcatgttcttgaagatacactatgtattcatctggattaatagcatttcttctttctctagtgGATCGTCGCAAAGGCACTTGTTCTTGAGGTGGTTGAGTTTGTACCTCTGGGGTTTGATTGACCATGTTTGGTTGCTCTTGATCTAAAACTTGATCAATATTAGGAATGGAATCCTGAATATTGTCAAAAGCAACTATTGgaataggaatcaactcatcttCAAGAGAAGTGGTTGATTCTAAATCCTCCTAAAAAATAAAGTCTTTACCCGtatttctccccccaaactcaATATCCTCAAAAAACTTTGCAGTTCCCGTTTCAAATATATTCTTTActttgggatcataaaacttgaaACCCCTAGATCGTTCAGAATAtccaataaagtagctgctCACAGTTTTAGGTTCCAGCTTCTTTTCATTTGGCCTATAAGGCCTGGCCTCGACTtggacatccccaaacatgaaagtgcttaagactaggctttcgccctgtccaaagctcataaggtgtttttgcagCTGCTTTAGTTGGTACCCTATTCAAAATGTAGGCTGCTGTCTTAAGTGCCTCTCCCCAGAGTGATTCTGGTAAGGTTGAATGACTGATCATACTCCTTACCATATCTTTAAGAGTACAGTTTCGTctttcagcaacaccattcatgctaggagATCCTGGCATAGTGTACTGTGGGACAATTCCACACTCCTCTAGATATCTGGCAAAAGGtcctggacgttgttcacctgaTCCGTCATATCTGCcatagtactcaccaccacggTCAGACCTAACTTGCTTTATTCTTttgctaagttgattctcaacttcagccTTAAAAGATTTGAACACGTCCAACACTTGGGACTTTTCATGAAGTAGAAATAGGTACGCATatcttgagtaatcatctatgaatgatacAAAATATCGTTGATCATTCCAAGAAGGTGTAGGaaatggcccacaaatatctgtaTGTATCAACTCTAAGACATCTATAGCTCTTTTCGCACCTAATTTCTTTGTTTTGGTCTGTTTGCCTTTGATGCATTCAATACAAACATCAAAGTCTGAAAAATCAAATGAATCTAAAATTCCATCAGACACAAGTCGCTCAACTCTATTTCTAGAGATGTGACCTAACCGTTTGTGCCATAAGGAACTTGATTTTTCATTATCCATTTTACGCTTAGTACCACGTGATTCCACATTCAAGGTTTCATTATAAGAAGCAACAGTGTCAAGCAAATATAAGTTGTCATAAACCATAAGTGAACCAGTTCCAACAGTATTTAAATTAATAGATAAACTAAAGcaattgtttccaaatgaacaacaataacccaatttgtccaaacaagaaacagaaaccaaattccgtctaaaagacggtacaacaaaagtatctattaagtccaaataGTAACCAGTACTTAACAACAACCTAAAATGCCCTATTGCTTCCACATTTACCGACTTGCCATTTCCCACATAAATGCATCTTTCAGCATCATTTGGCTTTCGGTAActcaggcaaccctgcatagaaacactgATGTTAGTAGTAGCACCGGAATCtaaccaccaagtgtttcttGGTACTGAAGCTAAATTTACCTCGGAAACGTACCAAAGTAAGAAATGTACCTTTCTTTGCTCGCCATGCAATATACTTAGCACATTCCTTCTTCATGTGTCCTTTCATGTTGCAAAAGAAACAACCATCGTCACTGTTGGTTTGAGTTTGTTTCTTATGTGCAGGACCTTTATCCTTAGCAGcctcattctttcttttcttgcccttatctttagaggtgcttgccaaatgagcactttcagtcttctcttgcttcaatctttcttcctcttgaacacaaaaTGAAATGAGCTCATTAAGAGTCCATTTCTCCCTTTGACAGTTGTAACTGACCTTGAATTGACTGAATTGTGGAGGAAGAGAGATAAGCACTAAATGCACAAGCAAGTCATCCGAAAGCTCAAGCTTTAGTGCCTTAAACTTTGAAGCAAGGTGAgacatttccataatgtactcccttatgttttccttgcccttaaacttcatggaaataagtttctttaaaagagtaCTTGTTTCCGTCTTATCGCTTTTTGCAAAGCGCTTCTCAATTTCAGCAAGGAAAGTTGTGGCATCGGTGACCTCCTCGGACACCGCACCCCTAAAAGCCTCAGGTATGCCGCGCTTAATGATCATAAGACTCATGCGGTTTGAACGGTCCCACTTCTCATAAATCCTCCTTTGCTCGGAGGTACTGGTATCCGTAAGAGAAGCAGGATGATCCATCCTTAATGCAAGGTCAAGATCCATGCAGCCAAGAACAATAAAAATGTTCTCCTTCCAGTCCTTAAAGTTATTACCATTAAGGACCGGTACCGAATTAAGGTTAGTAGATACACTAGCAACAGCTGAAAAGAACAAtacaattacataaataacatgctcatataagaatccgaataaaataataaattcaaatattggttaatcccatctcaagataccaaacacaacattaatattaagtctttggacagtaatattaattgtaagcggtactcttgttgtagtgatcaaacattgacaataaattatgtcaaataatatgcaatctttggactaacatattattcacacaaaatactttataattgtcacacatttatcaccACAAACATGCATGCAATTCAACTAAATATTAACTCACCTTTGggttagttaataaatttatgaatCACATACACAcaattatcataatatttttattaaattaatctacacaaaagagatcactttggtgatattttgtttcaattaatttaactaaaatattatatatccttaataaatttttaaaccaaaatttaaattaaattgttactgaattattattattattattaaaattattatatattttaaaataataataataataataataataataataataataataataataataatgataataataaagaaatcaGAATGCTAATCGCATTCTCCAACAACAGAACAGAAGgacaaacaatatatataaatgacattgaattacaacaatttatatatatatactgccaaccaaaataataatttaaacccAACGACTGAATCACATGAATATATTAACTAAAGTACTAAATTTCTTGTTTGACTTCAAACcaaaagtaattattattaatatacatATCACCAAAaaactgtatatatatacttgagaAAATAGTTATATACTGATATCATATATCAATATTCTGGAAAAGATGGAACACTGACAAGCCCATgtaatatgcatatatatatatatatgaattacaCTGACtataatctatatatctatataatccTGTTGTTAGGCTTGATGACGTGGCGGTCTCTATAAGATTTCTTATAATTTTCTTGCTCtctcattttttctaatttttttagacttttgttaatttctttctatttaatatcaatcaatttatatgtattaattaatataaaaaagtgACGAGAgtaataacatatataaaaacatTTCTATTCTTACATTAATAt
Encoded here:
- the LOC115700970 gene encoding uncharacterized protein LOC115700970 → MDLDLALRMDHPASLTDTSTSEQRRIYEKWDRSNRMSLMIIKRGIPEAFRGAVSEEVTDATTFLAEIEKRFAKSDKTETSTLLKKLISMKFKGKENIREYIMEMSHLASKFKALKLELSDDLLVHLVLISLPPQFSQFKVSYNCQREKWTLNELISFCVQEEERLKQEKTESAHLASTSKDKGKKRKNEAAKDKGPAHKKQTQTNSDDGCFFCNMKGHMKKECAKYIAWRAKKGLPELPKAK